A part of Odontesthes bonariensis isolate fOdoBon6 chromosome 23, fOdoBon6.hap1, whole genome shotgun sequence genomic DNA contains:
- the fam234a gene encoding protein FAM234A, producing the protein METTDHTTEGDPLKSGDEGVETLTAPSATELKKKSCNEGLGFAKLTHWRTAVFFLSVFLCLIVVFAFSFIIPCPVRPQYLVTWNKTFSEAATYNFLAVEHASDDKVRDVLFVLENTMGTQNKSCADQGLSSPCVIMVAVDGTDGETLWERPLDPKFYWAQCGMDKDTERAWHCLLSHADNITAIDKYTGDVVWQQPKPNVLQSSLPVLSVPDLDGDKVRDVVLVASNNTQTQLVLLSGRTGVQIGSTVILDSMETSGHLLHRTKEGSYYILLQKDTGVYGLALWKIAAEAKAGMNAGLKTDKNLEKNASAETGLVPIYESEAASVLRTKETDDSSDLLLVTGTGVALVDGKKLQLRWRVNTSSVLSQPSFGYFNNDDVIDVVVEEDVGNNTKRILILDGKSGGELWDVNLLAAANSPRPASVHTSNYFSVFMFWGSMRSESNSSELLTNDRRAYMLHPLHSKVLLESPNVMDHIVTFRATLMERGRHAAYLLLMGPEEDGAEGTVVLSKHKLKQDVPFCKILRIGAGGVSETNDDILEAFNRLRFS; encoded by the exons ATGGAGACCACAGACCATACCACTGAGGGCGACCCCCTCAAGAGTGGAGACGAGGGGGTAGAAACTCTGACAGCACCGTCAGCAACAGAACTGAAGAAGAAGTCTTGTAATGAAGGCTTGGGTTTTGCCAAACTGACCCACTGGAGAACCGCAGTCTTCTTTCTGTCCGTGTTCCTGTGCCTCATTGTAGTGTTTGCCTTCTCTTTCATCATCCCCTGTCCTGTAAGACCACAGTATCTTGTTACCTGGAACAAGACTTtctctgaagcag CAACCTATAACTTCCTTGCAGTTGAGCATGCAAGCGATGACAAGGTGAGGGATGTCCTGTTTGTCCTCGAAAACACAATGGGCACGCAGAACAAATCATGTGCTGACCAAG GTCTGTCGTCACCATGTGTGATTATGGTAGCAGTGGATGGCACAGATGGAGAGACTCTGTGGGAGAGGCCGCTGGATCCCAAGTTTTACTGGGCCCAGTGTGGGATGGACAAGGACACGGAGAGAGCCTGGCACTGTCTGCTGTCCCACGCTGACAACATCACAGCCATTGACAAATACACGG GTGATGTGGTTTGGCAGCAACCGAAGCCTAACGTTCTGCAGAGCTCGTTGCCTGTGCTTAGCGTCCCAGATCTGGATGGGGACAAGGTCAGGGATGTGGTTCTGGTGGCATCTAacaacacacag ACTCAGCTGGTGTTGCTCTCAGGGCGGACGGGTGTCCAGATTGGCTCCACTGTGATTCTTGATTCAATGGAGACGAGCGGCCATCTTCTCCATCGCACTAAAGAGGGTTCGTACTACATACTTCTGCAAAAAG ACACTGGCGTGTATGGACTGGCACTGTGGAAGATTGCTGCCGAGGCCAAAGCCGGGATGAACGCGGGCCTCAAGACTGACAAAAACCTGGAGAAAAACGCCAGCGCTGAAACTGGCCTCGTCCCCATCTACGA GTCTGAGGCAGCGAGTGTGTTGAGAACCAAAGAAACGGACGATTCGTCCGACCTGCTGCTTGTGACTGGGACAGGGGTGGCGTTGGTTGATGGAAAAAAGTTGCAGCTTCGGTGGAGAGTCAACACCAGCTCAGTCCTCAG CCAGCCGTCTTTTGGCTACTTTAACAATGATGATGTCATTGATGTTGTGGTCGAGGAGGACGTAGGCAACAACACAAAGAGG ATACTCATCCTGGATGGGAAGTCTGGTGGCGAGCTGTGGGATGTCAACCTTTTGGCTGCTGCCAACTCCCCGAGACCCGCCTCAGTACACACCTCCAACTACTTCTCGGTCTTCATGTTTTGGGGCTCGATGCGTTCAGAATCCAATTCATCC GAATTGTTAACCAACGATCGGCGCGCTTACATGCTGCATCCTCTCCATTCTAAAGTTCTCCTCGAGTCCCCCAACGTGATGGACCACATTGTAACATTCAGAG ccACACTCATGGAGCGCGGACGCCACGCTGCCTACCTCCTGCTGATGGGTCCTGAAGAGGACGGAGCTGAAGGCACTGTGGTCCTCAGCAAGCATAAGCTGAAGCAGGACGTCCCTTTTTGCAAAATACTCCGTATCGGCGCTGGCGGGGTTTCAGAAACCAATGATGACATCCTAGAGGCCTTCAATCGACTCCGCTTCAGCTGA